In Carya illinoinensis cultivar Pawnee chromosome 6, C.illinoinensisPawnee_v1, whole genome shotgun sequence, a single genomic region encodes these proteins:
- the LOC122313644 gene encoding F-box only protein 6-like: MEGLAMLRQLIGQLQELLELYGSNPPHPHPPQPLHFLQPLHPLPLSELHSQQHHRLCLLDVNDGSTDDYYSFMMTAGKSESLKMLEPYKLPLAKKSRKDRTRGKSSMTTNTVEVMEEQIWKDFPEDLFEAVIARIPIATFFRFRSVCQKWNSLLNSQSFSQHCAQVPQGNPWFYTITHENVNSGAMYDPSSKKWHHPTISSLPNKIIILPVASAGGLVCFLDIGHRNFYICNPLTQSFKELPARSVKVWSRVAVGMTLNGNSTTGGYKILWVGCNGEFEVYDSVKNSWIHPGNMPSYIKLPLSLNFRSQAVSIDGTLYFMRSDPEGIVSYDMVTGVWKQYIIPAPLHLTDYTLAEYGGQIMLVGLLTKNAATCVCIWELQKMMLLWKEVDRMPNIWCLEFYGKHVRMTCLGNKGLLMLSLRSRQMNRLVTYNVSSREWLKVPGCVVPRGRKRQWIACGTAFHPCLTATA; this comes from the exons ATGGAAGGGCTGGCCATGCTGAGGCAGCTCATCGGTCAGCTTCAGGAGCTCTTGGAACTCTACGGCTCTaatcctcctcatcctcatcctcctcaacctcttcattttcttcagcCTCTTCATCCACTGCCTCTCTCCGAACTCCACTCTCAGCAACACCACAG GCTTTGCTTGCTCGATGTCAATGATGGTTCTACTGATGATTACTACAGTTTTATGATGACAGCTGGAAAGTCTGAAAGTCTCAAGATGTTGGAACCTTACAAACTTCCACTGGCCAAGAAATCTCGGAAGGATCGGACCCGTGGAAAATCATCCATGACTACCAATACAGTTGAGGTGATGGAAGAACAGATTTGGAAAGATTTTCCAGAGGACCTTTTTGAAGCTGTTATTGCAAGAATTCCCATTGCTACCTTTTTTCGCTTTCGTTCCGTTTGCCAGAAATGGAATTCCTTGCTGAACTCTCAAAGTTTCTCTCAGCATTGTGCCCAAGTCCCACAAGGCAATCCCTGGTTTTACACCATTACCCATGAAAACGTGAATTCTGGAGCTATGTATGACCCTTCCTCGAAGAAATGGCACCACCCCACCATTTCTTCTCTACCCAATAAGATTATCATTTTGCCTGTGGCTTCAGCTGGGGGCCTAgtgtgttttcttgatattgGTCATAGGAACTTCTACATATGCAACCCCCTGACTCAATCTTTTAAAGAGTTGCCAGCTAGATCAGTTAAGGTCTGGTCTCGTGTTGCAGTAGGGATGACTCTGAATGGGAATTCAACCACTGGGGGCTATAAGATCCTGTGGGTGGGGTGTAATGGCGAGTTTGAAGTATATGACTCAGTGAAGAACTCTTGGATCCATCCTGGAAACATGCCCTCGTATATTAAGTTGCCACTATCCCTGAACTTCCGGTCACAGGCTGTTTCCATTGATGGAACACTTTACTTCATGCGTTCAGATCCTGAAGGGATTGTGTCCTATGATATGGTAACTGGGGTTTGGAAGCAGTATATAATTCCTGCCCCACTGCATCTGACTGACTACACACTCGCAGAGTATGGAGGCCAGATCATGCTAGTGGGATTGCTTACAAAGAATGCAGCCACATGTGTTTGCATATGGGAGCTGCAGAAAATGATGCTCTTGTGGAAGGAGGTAGACAGAATGCCAAACATATGGTGCTTGGAGTTTTACGGAAAGCACGTTAGGATGACTTGCTTGGGTAACAAAGGCTTGCTCATGCTATCCTTGAGATCTAGACAAATGAACCGATTGGTTACTTATAACGTATCAAGCAGAGAATGGCTGAAGGTTCCTGGATGTGTTGTGCCACGTGGGAGGAAGCGGCAATGGATTGCATGTGGCACTGCATTTCACCCTTGCCTGACTGCTACTGCTTAA
- the LOC122313086 gene encoding stress-associated endoplasmic reticulum protein 2-like encodes MTTSRRLADRKVEKFEKNITKRGAVPEATTKKGKDYPVGPVLLGFFIFVVIGSSLFQIIRTATTGGMA; translated from the exons ATG ACAACTTCAAGGCGACTTGCGGATAGGAAGGTGGAGAAGTTCGAAAAGAACATTACAAAGAGAGGAGCTGTACCCGAAGCAACCACGAAAAAAGGGAAGGACTATCCTGTTGGTCCTGTTCTGCTTGGCTTCTTCATTTTTGTTGTCATTGGTTCAT CTCTCTTCCAGATAATCAGAACGGCAACAACTGGAGGCATGGCGTAA
- the LOC122313085 gene encoding uncharacterized protein LOC122313085 — MECNKDEAARAKEIAEKKFMAKDITGAKKFALKAQNLFPGLEGIPHILATLNVYISVENKINGEADWYGVLGVDPLADDETVKKQYRKLALMLHPDKNKSIGADGAFKHISEAWSLLSDKAKRLEYDRRRNAKGVQKVSAPTGGSSAPPGGNGFYNFTKSTTSNVRAQKNTTRAANSSTSASSHKPKPNTFWTVCHRCKMQYEYLRVYLNHNLLCPNCHEPFFAVETAPPPSNSSKPSTSWNSTQKRQNSNHQSTGKNTINSGKKNDPSPNVGAGGYSDPDSYNQTDFQWAPFSRTAGASTAAQAASMVQQAYEKVKRDREKAQAALKREEALKRKHQSKKMGGASSSGHSSASKRRKGLDDLGSGYGRDATNQMGLETGGSGATKSGSEPANSKTVGFAGINKPSSMRDVSHHETQNRLMQKARMEIHKKLNEWKEVSVDKNAVKEEGVGKEKSNNKGEKSLGNSDLPGPNKSGTSVDKKIGACATESFPGTFGANVDAATLETMSINVPDPDFHDFDKDRTERSFGENQVWAAYDDDDGMPRYYAMIHNIISLNPFKMQISWLNSKTNSELGPLNWVGSGFSKTCGDFRIGRYEINDSLNSFSHKVRWTKGIRGAICIYPRKGDVWALYRLWSPDWNELTANDVIHKYDMVEVLEDYTEELGVTVTPLVKVAGFKTVFHQHLDPREIRRIPREEMFRFSHHVPSHLLSGQEGLNAPKGCRELDPAATPIELLQVITDVKDEEIVENEVIFKKDNVVADEEIGR; from the coding sequence aatggaGAAGCAGATTGGTACGGGGTGCTAGGTGTGGATCCACTAGCCGATGATGAGACAGTAAAGAAACAATATAGGAAGCTGGCGCTGATGCTTCACCCTGATAAGAACAAATCTATAGGAGCTGATGGGGCGTTTAAGCATATTTCTGAGGCATGGAGCTTGTTGTCCGATAAGGCTAAGAGATTAGAGTATGACCGAAGGAGGAATGCAAAGGGGGTCCAGAAAGTTTCAGCTCCTACTGGGGGTTCATCAGCACCACCAGGAGGGAACGGTTTTTACAATTTTACCAAAAGTACAACTTCAAATGTGAGGGCTCAAAAGAACACCACCCGGGCTGCTAACTCTTCAACTTCTGCTTCATCTCATAAGCCAAAACCTAATACCTTTTGGACTGTGTGCCATCGATGCAAAATGCAATATGAGTATTTGAGAGTCTACCTTAATCATAATCTCCTATGCCCTAATTGCCATGAGCCATTTTTTGCGGTAGAAACAGCTCCGCCTCCTTCAAATAGCTCTAAACCATCCACCTCATGGAATTCTACTCAGAAGCGGCAAAACTCCAATCATCAATCAACTGGTAAAAACACGATTAATTCGGGAAAGAAGAATGACCCATCACCAAATGTTGGAGCAGGAGGGTATAGTGATCCTGATTCATATAACCAGACTGACTTTCAGTGGGCTCCATTCTCAAGAACGGCAGGTGCTTCAACTGCTGCTCAAGCTGCAAGCATGGTTCAGCAGGCATATGAGAAAGTGAAGAGAGACCGTGAGAAGGCACAAGCAGCCTTAAAAAGAGAGGAGGCCTTGAAGAGGAAGCATCAATCTAAGAAGATGGGTGGTGCTTCATCTAGTGGTCACTCTAGTGCttcaaagagaagaaaaggccTAGATGATCTTGGTAGTGGCTATGGAAGGGATGCCACAAATCAAATGGGTCTAGAAACTGGAGGATCTGGAGCAACTAAATCTGGATCTGAACCGGCTAATTCTAAAACAGTAGGGTTTGCTGGAATCAATAAACCCAGCAGCATGAGGGATGTTTCTCATCATGAAACCCAGAATCGACTGATGCAGAAGGCTAGGATGGAAATTCATAAGAAACTAAATGAGTGGAAGGAAGTTAGTGTTGATAAAAATGCTGTTAAAGAAGAGGGGGTTGGGAAGGAGAAATCAAATAACAAAGGTGAAAAATCTTTGGGAAACAGCGACTTGCCTGGTCCGAACAAGTCTGGCACATCTGTGGATAAGAAGATTGGAGCCTGTGCCACGGAGTCCTTTCCTGGCACTTTTGGTGCCAATGTAGATGCAGCAACCTTGGAAACAATGTCGATAAATGTCCCAGATCCCGATTTTCACGACTTTGACAAGGATCGAACTGAAAGGTCTTTTGGAGAAAATCAGGTATGGGCTGCATATGACGACGATGATGGGATGCCTCGATATTACGCCATGATTCATAATATAATTTCGTTGAACCCATTCAAGATGCAGATCAGTTGGCTTAACTCAAAAACTAACAGTGAATTGGGGCCCCTAAACTGGGTTGGTTCTGGTTTCTCTAAAACTTGTGGGGATTTTAGAATAGGCAGATATGAAATCAATGATTCCCTGAATTCTTTTTCGCACAAGGTTAGGTGGACAAAAGGCATACGTGGGGCCATTTGTATATATCCCAGAAAGGGGGATGTTTGGGCTCTCTATAGACTCTGGTCCCCTGACTGGAATGAGTTGACGGCAAATGATGTAATTCACAAGTATGACATGGTGGAAGTACTTGAAGACTATACTGAAGAACTGGGTGTAACTGTTACTCCCTTGGTTAAAGTGGCAGGTTTCAAGACTGTTTTTCATCAGCATTTAGATCCCAGAGAAATTAGGAGAATTCCAAGAGAAGAGATGTTTCGGTTCTCCCATCATGTCCCTTCACACTTGCTTTCTGGTCAAGAAGGTCTGAATGCTCCAAAGGGTTGTCGGGAGCTGGACCCAGCAGCTACTCCAATAGAACTTCTTCAGGTAATAACTGATGTTAAGGATGAAGAGATTGTGGAGAATGAGGTTATATTTAAGAAAGATAATGTAGTGGCTGATGAAGAGATTGGGCGTTaa